From Methanomicrobiales archaeon HGW-Methanomicrobiales-1, a single genomic window includes:
- a CDS encoding phosphoribosylformylglycinamidine synthase, which produces MESCVHRIEVHYTTDPRLKTRTSRIRSLGFPVDELHLIDVYTIATSTRDFSGKELADIGTQLINPVVQKFLVDTPTLMPFDYAIEVGFLPGVTDNVGTTARQTIEDFLSMKFVEGEAVYTSQLFFVRGTLSPADLQKLAATLANPLVNRVHIKTRAEYSDKGMDPVVPVVHLHEMHSADIVNLDIDDQELARIGKEGIIDGRTGQRRGPLALDLAQLHAIRDYFDVEMRMPTDIELESLAQTWSEHCKHTIFASAMDDDVPRGLYKTFIQEATNKIRADKGEKDICVTVFTDNSGSIIFDDTYLVTHKVETHNSPSALDPFGGALTGIVGVNRDTIGFGLGAKPCINFYGYCVGDPDTSPALFRAKNKTNPILSPRQILDGVVRGVGVGGNCSGIPTPQGWCWFDHRYGGKPLVFAGTVGVMPLEHAGRKLYEKQAAPGDLIVVAGGRVGKDGIHGATFSSEALDPASPVTAVQIGDPITQKKLSDVIVKEARDLELYRSITDNGAGGISCSVAEMAKECNGCHVQLDKVPLKYHGMAPWEIWISESQERMTLAVPPEKLDALMTLMQSREVEATVIGTFTDSGKCVVEWHGNVVMEIGLDFLHDGLPKKHLKTTYTKQTWPEPDTPCPDRLDATLRSMLGRKNICSKEFISLQYDHTVQGGHVLGPVQGAGRVQGAATLTKVVQGSKKGVGLSQGLFPAYSEIDPYRMAGAAIDTAIRGLIAIGVPLDTIAILDNFCWCSSDEPERLGQLKLAAKGCYDYAVAFGTPFISGKDSMYNDFSGFDAEDNRVKISVPPTLLISSIGIHADVAKSVSLDAKIEGDLVYIIGETAEELGGSEYFALLDRIGNTVPALDATVMKARYSRLTDAITHELVASAFPVSHGGLGTTLAKVAIAGQLGMDITIPTALRPDYYLFSESLGRFVVTVAPDHKREFERTCGADALLLGRVGGKNLRITSDKLLLDIPVTELEAVYKAPFRGY; this is translated from the coding sequence ATGGAGAGTTGCGTTCACCGGATAGAAGTTCACTATACAACCGATCCCCGGTTAAAAACCCGGACCAGCAGGATCCGATCGTTAGGTTTTCCTGTAGATGAACTGCATCTCATCGATGTCTATACTATCGCCACCAGTACCCGCGATTTTTCCGGAAAGGAACTTGCCGATATCGGCACGCAACTCATCAATCCCGTTGTCCAGAAATTCCTGGTAGACACGCCAACCCTGATGCCATTCGATTACGCAATAGAAGTAGGATTTCTTCCGGGCGTTACCGATAATGTCGGCACCACAGCCCGGCAAACGATCGAAGATTTCTTGTCCATGAAATTTGTGGAAGGAGAAGCGGTCTACACTTCGCAGCTCTTTTTTGTCCGGGGCACGTTGTCTCCCGCAGACCTGCAGAAACTTGCCGCAACGCTTGCGAACCCGCTCGTGAACCGGGTACATATCAAAACCCGGGCAGAGTATAGTGACAAAGGCATGGATCCGGTTGTGCCCGTTGTCCATCTCCATGAAATGCATTCCGCTGATATCGTGAACCTGGATATCGATGACCAGGAACTCGCACGGATTGGCAAAGAGGGAATAATTGATGGCCGGACCGGCCAGCGGAGAGGGCCGCTTGCGCTCGATCTCGCCCAATTGCACGCGATACGCGACTATTTTGATGTCGAGATGCGGATGCCGACCGACATCGAACTCGAGTCGCTGGCACAGACCTGGAGCGAGCATTGCAAGCACACGATCTTTGCATCGGCCATGGATGATGATGTTCCAAGGGGGCTGTACAAGACATTCATCCAGGAGGCAACCAACAAGATCCGTGCCGATAAGGGAGAAAAGGACATCTGCGTTACGGTGTTTACCGACAACTCGGGCTCGATCATTTTTGATGACACGTACCTGGTGACGCACAAAGTCGAGACCCACAACTCCCCCTCAGCGCTCGACCCGTTCGGCGGTGCCCTGACCGGTATTGTCGGGGTCAACCGCGACACAATCGGTTTCGGTCTCGGGGCAAAACCCTGCATCAACTTCTACGGGTACTGTGTCGGGGACCCGGATACCAGCCCCGCTCTCTTCCGGGCAAAGAACAAAACCAATCCCATCCTCTCCCCCCGACAGATTCTTGACGGGGTGGTGCGGGGCGTGGGTGTTGGCGGGAACTGCTCGGGCATCCCCACGCCGCAGGGCTGGTGCTGGTTCGATCACCGGTACGGGGGAAAACCGCTCGTTTTTGCCGGGACGGTCGGCGTTATGCCGCTCGAACATGCAGGCCGGAAACTCTACGAGAAACAGGCCGCGCCCGGCGATCTCATTGTGGTTGCCGGTGGCCGCGTGGGAAAAGACGGCATCCACGGCGCCACGTTCTCTTCTGAAGCGCTCGACCCGGCCAGCCCGGTGACCGCAGTGCAGATCGGCGACCCTATCACCCAGAAGAAACTCTCCGATGTAATTGTCAAGGAAGCACGTGACCTTGAGTTGTACCGGAGCATCACGGACAATGGGGCTGGTGGGATCTCGTGTTCCGTTGCCGAAATGGCCAAGGAGTGCAATGGCTGTCACGTGCAGCTCGACAAAGTGCCGCTGAAATATCACGGCATGGCCCCATGGGAGATCTGGATCTCGGAATCGCAGGAACGCATGACCCTTGCGGTGCCGCCGGAAAAACTGGATGCACTCATGACCCTGATGCAGAGCCGGGAAGTGGAAGCGACGGTGATCGGGACGTTTACGGATTCCGGCAAATGCGTGGTAGAGTGGCACGGCAATGTCGTGATGGAGATCGGCCTGGACTTCCTCCACGACGGCTTGCCGAAAAAGCACCTCAAGACTACGTACACGAAACAGACCTGGCCCGAACCGGACACTCCCTGCCCCGACCGTCTCGATGCAACCCTTCGCTCGATGCTGGGCCGGAAAAATATCTGCTCGAAAGAGTTCATCTCCCTCCAGTACGACCATACGGTGCAGGGTGGCCACGTGCTTGGGCCGGTGCAGGGAGCCGGCCGGGTGCAGGGTGCAGCCACGCTGACCAAAGTGGTGCAGGGCTCGAAAAAAGGCGTGGGACTTTCGCAGGGACTTTTTCCCGCATACTCCGAGATTGACCCGTACCGGATGGCCGGCGCTGCAATCGATACTGCCATCCGGGGCCTTATCGCCATCGGCGTCCCGCTCGATACGATTGCAATTCTTGACAACTTCTGCTGGTGCTCCTCCGATGAACCCGAGCGGCTTGGCCAGCTGAAACTTGCGGCGAAGGGTTGCTACGATTACGCGGTTGCATTTGGCACCCCCTTCATCTCCGGCAAGGACAGCATGTACAATGATTTCTCGGGCTTCGATGCGGAGGATAACCGGGTAAAGATCTCGGTGCCTCCCACGCTGCTCATCTCCTCCATAGGCATCCATGCGGACGTGGCCAAATCGGTTTCCCTTGACGCGAAGATCGAGGGCGACTTAGTATACATTATCGGGGAGACTGCTGAAGAACTGGGCGGGTCGGAGTATTTCGCCCTGCTCGACAGGATCGGCAATACGGTGCCGGCACTGGACGCAACGGTCATGAAAGCCCGGTACAGCCGGCTGACCGATGCCATTACCCATGAACTCGTGGCCTCGGCCTTCCCGGTCAGCCACGGGGGGCTGGGAACAACGCTGGCCAAAGTTGCAATCGCGGGCCAGCTGGGTATGGATATCACCATACCGACGGCCCTGCGCCCGGACTATTATCTCTTCTCTGAATCACTTGGCCGGTTCGTGGTAACGGTTGCCCCGGACCACAAGCGGGAGTTCGAGCGGACCTGCGGGGCCGATGCCCTGCTGCTGGGCCGCGTTGGCGGCAAAAACCTGCGGATAACATCGGATAAACTCCTGCTGGATATTCCCGTAACTGAACTCGAAGCGGTGTACAAGGCACCCTTCCGGGGGTACTGA
- a CDS encoding phosphoribosylformylglycinamidine synthase — MIDEKALIMSGFGINSEMETKEVLARAGMDADIVHINDLIAGRNRLSDYRLLVFPGGFSYGDDTGAGNAYANRVRNNIWDDLLEFLDGDNLVLGICNGFQILANLGLVPAFDKHYARDIALMPNRGGRLECRFVSLKPAADNLWTKGIERLYCPVAHGEGNLSCSPETLLRLKRQKQIAFTYCHEDLTPAYGEYPWNPNGSVEDIAGITSADGKVLGLMPHPERAMEFVNLYDWPLRKEEMRRKGVALPAESLNMHLFRNAVGYFR, encoded by the coding sequence ATGATCGATGAAAAAGCGCTGATCATGAGCGGCTTTGGGATCAACTCCGAGATGGAGACCAAAGAGGTACTTGCCCGGGCCGGTATGGACGCAGACATTGTCCACATCAATGACCTGATAGCCGGCCGCAACCGGCTGTCGGACTACCGGCTGCTGGTCTTTCCCGGCGGTTTTTCCTATGGTGACGATACTGGTGCCGGTAATGCGTACGCCAACCGGGTGAGAAACAATATCTGGGACGATCTCCTGGAGTTCCTTGACGGCGATAATCTCGTGCTGGGAATCTGTAATGGCTTCCAGATTCTCGCAAACCTCGGGTTAGTACCGGCGTTTGACAAGCACTATGCCCGCGACATTGCCCTGATGCCCAACCGGGGCGGCAGGCTGGAGTGCCGGTTTGTTTCCCTGAAACCCGCTGCCGACAATCTCTGGACAAAAGGTATCGAACGGCTGTACTGCCCGGTGGCCCATGGTGAAGGCAACCTCTCGTGCTCGCCCGAGACCCTGCTGCGCCTCAAGCGACAGAAGCAGATTGCGTTTACCTACTGCCACGAGGACCTGACCCCGGCCTATGGCGAATACCCGTGGAACCCGAATGGTTCGGTAGAGGATATTGCCGGGATCACGTCCGCTGACGGCAAAGTGCTGGGCCTAATGCCGCACCCCGAGCGGGCCATGGAGTTTGTCAACCTGTATGACTGGCCGCTCAGGAAAGAAGAGATGCGGCGCAAAGGTGTGGCGCTGCCGGCAGAATCATTAAACATGCACCTGTTCCGGAATGCCGTCGGGTATTTCCGGTGA
- a CDS encoding DUF2164 domain-containing protein, translating to MRDEKLFALTSERRDEMVAEIKKYFLHEREEELGDLAAGLILDFIQKELAPEFYNQGIEDSHRYMQDAAEDLLSIRK from the coding sequence ATGCGGGATGAAAAATTGTTCGCGTTAACCAGCGAGAGAAGGGACGAGATGGTCGCGGAGATAAAGAAATATTTTTTACACGAGCGGGAAGAAGAGCTCGGTGACCTGGCTGCGGGTCTGATCCTGGATTTCATACAAAAAGAATTAGCACCGGAATTTTACAACCAGGGCATCGAGGATTCCCATCGTTACATGCAGGACGCGGCTGAGGATCTTCTCTCAATCCGGAAATGA
- a CDS encoding sodium:solute symporter, producing MADFVTIAVVSLYFLAMLGIGFWASKKIKNTNDYLNAGRSLGFWMFVLLMIGTVCSGMSLLGVSGLGYKMGWPTMWEQIFVPLSIAFCIVFFGVKLHNVAKTSGYVTVQDYLAHRYESPTALRTLAAIAGIIVSLIYLVGQYTAIAIVLMWLFQIPLWLALLIATAVTMVYTAIGGLYAVAWAATIQSIILIVGVLIMAPIIIFYAGGFTHVNEFIASVNPNLVMPWMPTGAFAIPYIFSFAILLMVGLACAPHVINNVLAIKDVKYFKWAPLIAFFIYLATMVLLKFTGFAGLTMVKEGVFALPNVPNAGDFVILYGIQYALPLITLWAVFAVIVLAAVMSTTDRLMLTIGAMFSWDIYKKVLKPDADDKSVLLLSKIVVVISAIVSMILAINPPEMLASLIWMGIGVMLATFAVPLLAGLYWRGATREGALAAMSLGLISSLIIGGLNYSKTVAMGFEFATIPMHFSFYAFVISILAMIIVSLLTAKTSEKVLNETQTGWYFSKH from the coding sequence ATGGCCGATTTTGTCACTATTGCGGTTGTTTCTCTCTATTTCCTTGCCATGCTCGGAATTGGATTCTGGGCATCTAAAAAGATCAAGAACACCAACGATTATCTCAATGCCGGACGCTCCTTAGGATTCTGGATGTTCGTTCTCCTGATGATAGGAACGGTCTGCTCGGGCATGTCCCTGCTCGGGGTTTCCGGTCTCGGGTATAAGATGGGCTGGCCAACGATGTGGGAACAAATATTTGTCCCGCTTTCGATTGCGTTCTGTATCGTCTTTTTTGGCGTGAAACTCCATAACGTTGCAAAAACATCCGGGTACGTAACGGTACAGGATTACCTTGCTCACCGGTACGAGAGCCCGACCGCTCTGCGAACACTCGCTGCAATTGCCGGTATCATCGTTTCACTCATCTACCTTGTCGGACAATATACCGCAATTGCGATCGTGCTTATGTGGCTCTTCCAGATCCCGCTCTGGCTGGCCCTGCTTATCGCAACCGCAGTGACCATGGTCTATACCGCGATTGGCGGGCTCTACGCGGTGGCGTGGGCTGCAACCATTCAGTCCATCATCCTGATTGTCGGCGTGCTCATCATGGCACCCATCATCATATTTTATGCGGGCGGATTTACTCATGTCAATGAATTCATTGCATCGGTAAACCCGAACCTTGTCATGCCGTGGATGCCGACCGGTGCATTTGCCATCCCGTACATCTTCTCGTTTGCCATACTCCTCATGGTAGGCCTGGCCTGTGCCCCGCATGTCATCAACAATGTGCTGGCGATAAAAGATGTCAAGTACTTTAAATGGGCACCACTCATCGCGTTCTTCATCTACCTGGCAACCATGGTCCTCTTGAAATTCACCGGTTTTGCCGGGCTCACCATGGTAAAAGAAGGAGTGTTCGCCCTCCCGAATGTCCCAAATGCCGGGGATTTTGTTATCCTTTACGGGATCCAGTATGCCCTGCCTCTCATCACGCTCTGGGCAGTCTTTGCCGTTATTGTGCTTGCCGCCGTCATGTCCACGACCGACCGGTTGATGCTGACTATCGGGGCGATGTTCTCGTGGGACATCTACAAGAAAGTGTTAAAACCCGATGCGGATGACAAATCCGTTCTCCTGCTCTCAAAAATTGTGGTAGTGATCTCCGCTATTGTCTCCATGATCCTTGCAATCAACCCGCCGGAGATGCTGGCAAGCCTCATCTGGATGGGTATCGGGGTCATGCTCGCAACATTTGCGGTCCCGCTCCTTGCCGGTCTTTACTGGCGGGGAGCAACCCGTGAGGGAGCGCTTGCGGCAATGTCACTGGGGCTAATTTCCTCACTCATTATAGGGGGTCTTAATTATTCCAAGACGGTTGCCATGGGCTTCGAATTTGCAACAATTCCCATGCACTTCTCATTCTATGCATTCGTGATCTCCATTCTTGCAATGATTATTGTCAGCCTGTTGACTGCAAAAACCTCTGAAAAAGTGCTCAACGAGACCCAGACCGGCTGGTACTTCTCAAAACATTAA
- a CDS encoding FAD-dependent oxidoreductase, giving the protein MTTAILGGGLSGLALARLLHEKGKDVIVLEAEPAYGGLCRSKTEQGFTFDIGGSHIIFSRDTEVLGFMRRMIAGNEQRNDRNTKIFYKDHYVKYPFENGLSDLTIEDRFFCINEFVKTHVAVEKCELPVPENFREWIYYTFGKGIAECYMVPYNEKIWKFPTDQMSLHWVDGRIPRPPVEDVIKSAIGIPTEGYTHQSVFSYPLDGGIEALVKAVAQPIREKIRTGFRVTSVRKKDGRFEISNGSETIVADRCISTMPVQHLVAALEGVPLRVKEACAALRYNAIVCVNIGIRGTVPDISWLYIPEIALGMTNRISFPSNYSARAVPEGCGSVLAEITHQPGDEVSRMDDGTLVAHVVQTLEAMQILTKDRVVYSSVERQPYAYVVYDLNYQKNIAIVKEYCTSVDIPLVGRFSQFEYLNMDGCLRSVMDFSAQQPES; this is encoded by the coding sequence GTGACAACAGCAATTCTTGGCGGTGGGCTTTCAGGACTCGCACTGGCCCGCCTGCTGCATGAAAAAGGCAAGGATGTCATTGTCCTTGAAGCGGAACCGGCATATGGCGGGCTCTGCCGTTCAAAAACCGAACAGGGATTCACGTTCGATATTGGCGGTTCGCATATCATCTTCTCCCGGGATACCGAAGTGCTCGGGTTCATGCGGCGGATGATCGCAGGAAACGAGCAGCGCAATGACCGGAATACAAAAATTTTTTATAAAGACCATTACGTGAAATATCCGTTTGAGAACGGGCTTTCTGATCTCACAATCGAGGACCGGTTCTTCTGCATCAACGAGTTTGTAAAGACCCATGTTGCCGTGGAAAAATGCGAGCTTCCTGTACCGGAAAATTTCCGGGAATGGATATACTATACATTCGGTAAAGGCATTGCCGAATGCTACATGGTTCCCTACAATGAGAAGATCTGGAAGTTTCCCACTGACCAGATGTCCCTGCACTGGGTGGACGGGCGCATCCCCCGCCCCCCGGTCGAAGATGTGATCAAATCAGCCATCGGTATTCCCACGGAAGGGTACACCCACCAGTCGGTCTTTTCCTACCCGCTCGACGGGGGCATTGAAGCGCTTGTGAAGGCTGTCGCCCAACCTATCCGGGAAAAGATCAGGACCGGGTTCCGCGTAACATCAGTGCGGAAAAAAGACGGGCGTTTCGAGATCAGTAATGGCAGTGAGACAATTGTGGCCGACCGGTGCATCTCCACGATGCCGGTACAGCACCTTGTTGCAGCCCTTGAGGGTGTGCCTCTCCGGGTAAAGGAGGCTTGTGCAGCCCTCAGGTACAATGCCATTGTCTGCGTGAATATCGGTATACGGGGAACAGTTCCGGATATCTCGTGGCTCTATATTCCCGAGATAGCACTCGGCATGACCAACCGCATCTCGTTTCCATCCAATTACAGTGCCCGGGCAGTACCCGAAGGCTGTGGATCGGTGCTTGCGGAGATTACCCACCAGCCGGGCGATGAAGTCTCCCGCATGGATGATGGCACGCTTGTTGCCCATGTAGTCCAAACGTTAGAGGCAATGCAGATCCTCACCAAAGACCGGGTTGTCTATTCCTCGGTAGAACGCCAGCCCTATGCGTATGTGGTCTATGATCTCAATTACCAGAAAAATATCGCCATTGTAAAAGAGTATTGCACATCGGTTGATATCCCGCTTGTCGGCCGGTTTTCCCAGTTTGAGTATCTCAACATGGACGGCTGCCTCCGCAGCGTTATGGATTTTTCTGCGCAGCAACCGGAGTCCTGA
- a CDS encoding glycosyl transferase, with the protein MISVIIPTFNEEENIAQCLVSLSHQNIPRTEYEIIVVDGGSKDTTCEIAKKYADKVFTQTSRKVGGARNDGVKEAKGDIVATTDADCILPPHWIKNLAEDFKDPKVVQVYGPVYPIEEGIGNHFSLLLANTFARIGYYSKTFFYTLGCNTAFRKDAFTRAGMYRCIDAGDDLEIAMRMKDEGKIYFDNRLKVGFSMRRYQKFGTLQSLYEWIYIVSKGGNSEKYSYSQKKYK; encoded by the coding sequence ATGATTTCCGTTATCATTCCCACCTTTAACGAAGAAGAGAATATCGCCCAGTGCTTGGTCTCGCTCTCGCACCAGAATATTCCGCGGACCGAATACGAGATCATCGTAGTTGACGGTGGCTCAAAAGATACCACGTGTGAGATTGCAAAGAAGTATGCCGACAAGGTGTTCACCCAGACCAGCAGGAAAGTCGGCGGGGCCCGAAACGACGGGGTTAAGGAAGCAAAAGGCGATATCGTTGCAACAACGGACGCAGACTGCATACTTCCTCCGCACTGGATCAAAAACCTTGCAGAGGATTTTAAGGATCCAAAGGTAGTGCAGGTCTATGGCCCGGTCTATCCCATCGAAGAAGGAATAGGGAACCATTTCTCGCTCCTGCTCGCCAACACCTTTGCCCGCATCGGCTATTACAGCAAGACCTTTTTCTATACACTTGGCTGCAATACAGCGTTCCGGAAAGATGCATTCACCCGGGCAGGGATGTACCGCTGCATTGATGCCGGCGATGACCTGGAGATCGCGATGCGGATGAAAGACGAGGGAAAGATATACTTCGATAACCGGCTCAAGGTGGGTTTTTCCATGCGGCGGTACCAGAAATTCGGCACCCTCCAGTCACTCTACGAATGGATATATATCGTGTCCAAGGGCGGGAATTCTGAAAAATACTCGTATTCCCAGAAAAAGTACAAATAA
- a CDS encoding GHMP kinase, with product MPIMKIRGGDLDLVEYEFKSFAPMTILKTLGLEKKKYKLAPKKGKVIVKAPARIHLTVLDMNRFAPDHPGGGGIGFAIQCYCTATVECTKKSISINYERAPIVENFVAVFKKAVGYNGGFSITATDHEQKHVGLGSTSTVMIAVATAMNVAVGSPLSNTQLRHLIGHNYVEETEDGNIAFGFETGVGPAVSTYGGMAIMGDELSLVYHHAFAEGKNVHIIIPPTDISSAGTQEFDLLMNKARTLDYRDRELKAYLFLMDLVPALEKDDIKKAGDVVWEIEFRGSKRAEVEHHSYGIYHYMSQLREKKLEFVGMSSVGPSIAVVTALDRKSMDTLLKPLGLNVTISTKVDNKGMTIRHKK from the coding sequence ATGCCGATCATGAAAATCCGTGGCGGAGATCTCGATCTCGTGGAGTACGAGTTCAAATCATTCGCTCCAATGACGATCTTAAAGACGCTCGGACTTGAGAAAAAGAAGTATAAGCTGGCTCCAAAAAAAGGCAAAGTTATCGTAAAAGCCCCGGCACGCATCCACTTAACCGTGCTGGACATGAACCGGTTTGCCCCGGACCACCCGGGCGGCGGGGGTATCGGGTTTGCGATCCAGTGCTACTGTACTGCAACCGTAGAATGCACAAAAAAATCAATCTCTATCAACTACGAGCGCGCCCCCATTGTCGAAAACTTTGTGGCGGTTTTCAAAAAGGCGGTCGGTTATAATGGCGGTTTTTCCATTACGGCAACCGATCATGAACAGAAACACGTGGGCCTTGGATCGACCAGCACCGTAATGATTGCAGTTGCGACAGCGATGAATGTCGCTGTGGGTTCCCCGCTTTCCAACACCCAGCTCCGTCACCTTATCGGCCATAACTATGTCGAAGAGACCGAAGACGGGAATATTGCCTTCGGGTTCGAGACCGGTGTCGGCCCGGCAGTAAGTACCTATGGCGGCATGGCAATCATGGGCGATGAGCTCTCGCTGGTCTACCACCATGCGTTTGCCGAAGGAAAAAATGTCCATATCATCATCCCCCCGACCGACATTTCATCGGCCGGTACCCAGGAATTCGATCTCCTGATGAACAAGGCGCGGACACTGGATTACCGGGACCGCGAACTCAAGGCATATCTTTTCTTGATGGACCTTGTCCCTGCACTGGAAAAAGATGACATAAAAAAGGCAGGCGATGTGGTCTGGGAGATCGAGTTCCGGGGATCCAAGCGGGCTGAAGTGGAGCACCACAGTTACGGGATCTATCACTACATGAGCCAGCTGCGGGAGAAAAAACTCGAGTTTGTCGGTATGAGTTCGGTAGGACCTTCCATTGCCGTAGTCACTGCGCTTGACAGGAAGTCCATGGATACACTGCTCAAACCTCTTGGCCTGAACGTTACCATCAGCACAAAAGTCGATAACAAGGGCATGACGATCCGCCATAAAAAATAA